A part of Kitasatospora acidiphila genomic DNA contains:
- a CDS encoding RDD family protein encodes MPQQSPYDQPPGYGYPQQQAMPPYGYAQPQPAYGYAPVPPPVLANWGSRVGGWFIDALLIGLPVGIGFIVSQATATTVTTPGYCPPDALPSDCIAGTSSTVPSSGGLAVLAICALISFALGIWQLVNEGSTGQTLGKKAVGIRLVREHDGRPLGFGMAFVRKLAHFLDNFLCGLGYFWPLWDDKSQCFADKVTSSLVIRA; translated from the coding sequence ATGCCGCAGCAGAGCCCGTACGACCAGCCTCCGGGTTACGGCTACCCGCAGCAGCAGGCCATGCCGCCCTACGGCTACGCGCAGCCGCAGCCCGCGTACGGCTACGCGCCGGTGCCGCCGCCGGTGCTGGCCAACTGGGGCTCCCGGGTGGGCGGCTGGTTCATCGACGCCCTGCTCATCGGGCTGCCGGTCGGCATCGGCTTCATCGTGTCCCAGGCGACGGCGACGACCGTGACCACCCCGGGCTACTGCCCCCCGGACGCCCTGCCGAGCGACTGCATAGCCGGCACCTCCAGCACCGTGCCCAGCAGCGGCGGCCTCGCCGTGCTGGCCATCTGCGCGCTGATCAGCTTCGCCCTGGGGATCTGGCAGCTGGTCAACGAGGGCAGCACCGGCCAGACCCTGGGCAAGAAGGCGGTCGGCATCCGGCTGGTCCGCGAGCACGACGGGCGCCCGCTGGGCTTCGGCATGGCGTTCGTCCGCAAGCTCGCGCACTTCCTGGACAACTTCCTGTGCGGCCTGGGCTACTTCTGGCCGCTCTGGGACGACAAGAGCCAGTGCTTCGCCGACAAGGTCACCAGCAGCCTGGTGATCCGCGCCTAG
- a CDS encoding DUF2752 domain-containing protein: MTAPVQTARSAPGPLRTRLAHTALRCLLAAAAAAGVAVLHDVHDPGVLCPLRRFTGIPCPVCGSTTVFIEAGHAHWAAALTANPVTVIAVLGLLTAPLGTGARWWALTNRRRSAVIAAALAVAWAWQLNRLGVHLS, encoded by the coding sequence GTGACCGCGCCGGTCCAGACCGCCCGGTCCGCGCCCGGGCCGCTCCGCACCCGTCTCGCCCACACCGCGCTGCGCTGCCTGCTGGCCGCGGCGGCGGCCGCCGGGGTCGCTGTCCTGCACGACGTGCACGACCCCGGGGTGCTCTGCCCGCTGCGCCGCTTCACGGGGATCCCGTGCCCGGTCTGCGGCAGCACCACGGTCTTCATCGAGGCCGGCCACGCACACTGGGCGGCCGCCCTGACGGCCAATCCGGTCACCGTGATCGCGGTGCTCGGCCTGCTCACGGCCCCGCTCGGCACGGGCGCCCGCTGGTGGGCGCTGACGAACCGTCGGCGCTCGGCGGTGATCGCCGCGGCCCTGGCCGTCGCCTGGGCCTGGCAGCTCAATCGCCTGGGCGTCCACCTGTCATGA
- a CDS encoding DUF3017 domain-containing protein — MSAVRTSRSTRRRPSTTTGTLPPEGSRAALDRGHPLPIRQWPITLVTGVVGAGLLITWAADFRYGLLVVGAGFLLAALLRLTRPEVGLLAVRSRFTDVAVLLFFGLVIVLLALMAPQNPWLRLPALDDLGRWIGSKH, encoded by the coding sequence ATGAGCGCGGTACGAACGAGCAGGTCCACCCGCCGACGGCCCTCCACCACCACCGGGACGCTCCCGCCGGAGGGTTCCCGCGCGGCCCTGGACCGCGGCCACCCGCTGCCGATCCGGCAGTGGCCGATAACGCTGGTGACCGGCGTGGTCGGCGCCGGCCTGCTGATCACCTGGGCGGCGGACTTCCGCTACGGCCTGCTGGTGGTCGGCGCCGGGTTCCTGCTCGCCGCGCTGCTGCGGCTGACCCGGCCGGAGGTCGGCCTGCTCGCGGTGCGCAGCCGGTTCACCGACGTGGCGGTGCTGCTCTTCTTCGGCCTGGTGATCGTGCTGCTGGCCCTGATGGCACCCCAGAACCCGTGGCTGCGGCTGCCCGCGCTGGACGACCTCGGCCGGTGGATCGGCAGCAAGCACTGA
- the purN gene encoding phosphoribosylglycinamide formyltransferase, which translates to MYQRTAPDIRRPAPVAAASSLVFPPPSGRPARLVVLVSGSGTNLQALIEAVADPAYGAEIVAVGADRESIAGLERAERVGIPTFVHRVKDFTDRADWDAALTASVAEQQPDLVVTAGFMKLLGPRFIGAFGGRIVNTHPALLPAFPGAHGVTDALAYGVKVTGCTVHLVDAGVDTGPIIAQGVVEVLDADHADGGEALHERIKTVERQLLVDVVGRLAREGHRIEDRKVRIPA; encoded by the coding sequence ATGTACCAGCGGACGGCACCCGACATACGGAGACCCGCGCCCGTGGCCGCCGCATCCTCGCTCGTCTTTCCGCCCCCGTCCGGCCGTCCGGCCCGGCTGGTCGTCCTGGTGTCCGGGTCGGGGACCAATCTGCAGGCCCTGATCGAGGCCGTGGCCGATCCGGCGTACGGCGCCGAGATCGTGGCGGTGGGCGCCGACCGGGAGTCGATCGCCGGCCTGGAGCGCGCCGAGCGGGTGGGCATCCCCACCTTCGTCCACCGGGTCAAGGACTTCACGGACCGGGCCGACTGGGACGCCGCGCTGACCGCCTCCGTCGCCGAGCAGCAGCCGGACCTGGTGGTCACGGCCGGCTTCATGAAGCTCCTCGGGCCGCGGTTCATCGGCGCCTTCGGCGGCCGGATCGTCAACACCCACCCCGCCCTGCTGCCCGCCTTCCCCGGCGCCCACGGCGTCACCGACGCCCTCGCGTACGGGGTCAAGGTCACCGGCTGCACCGTCCACCTGGTCGACGCCGGCGTGGACACCGGGCCGATCATCGCGCAGGGCGTCGTCGAGGTGCTCGATGCCGACCACGCCGATGGCGGCGAAGCGCTGCACGAGCGCATCAAGACCGTCGAGCGCCAGTTGCTCGTCGACGTCGTGGGCCGCCTGGCCCGCGAAGGTCACCGCATCGAAGACCGAAAGGTACGGATCCCGGCATGA
- a CDS encoding VWA domain-containing protein — protein sequence MLAAVEPDVRLVATLLALKQALPETTRHSARRVVAAVVAELEQRLADRTRAVLTGALDRSARSIRPRPRDIDWNRTVRANLKHYLPERRTVVPERLVGYARARRAAGKEVVLCVDQSGSMAPSVVHAAVFGAVLASMPALATRLVVFDTSVVDLTEHLADPVDLLFATRLGGGTDIDRALAYCQSRITRPADTVLVLISDLYEGGAPDGMLRRVAALTAAGVRVVVLLALSDEGAPAHDHGQAAALAALGVPAFACTPDAFPEVMAAALEGRGLAEGHSL from the coding sequence ATGCTGGCCGCCGTCGAGCCGGACGTCCGGCTGGTCGCCACCCTGCTGGCGCTGAAGCAGGCGCTGCCCGAGACCACCCGGCACAGCGCCCGCCGGGTGGTGGCCGCGGTGGTGGCCGAGCTGGAGCAGCGGCTGGCCGACCGGACCAGGGCGGTGCTGACCGGTGCGCTGGACCGCAGCGCCCGCAGTATCCGCCCGCGCCCCCGCGACATCGACTGGAACCGCACCGTTCGGGCGAACCTGAAGCACTACCTGCCCGAGCGGCGCACGGTGGTGCCCGAGCGCCTGGTCGGCTACGCCCGAGCCCGCCGGGCCGCCGGCAAGGAGGTGGTGCTCTGCGTCGATCAGTCCGGTTCGATGGCCCCCTCGGTGGTGCACGCGGCGGTGTTCGGCGCGGTGCTGGCTTCGATGCCGGCGCTGGCCACCCGGCTGGTGGTGTTCGACACCTCCGTGGTCGACCTGACCGAGCACCTGGCCGACCCGGTCGACCTGCTGTTCGCCACCCGGCTCGGCGGCGGCACCGACATCGACCGCGCGCTGGCGTACTGCCAGTCCAGGATCACCCGCCCGGCGGATACCGTGCTGGTGCTGATCAGCGACCTCTACGAGGGCGGTGCCCCGGACGGGATGCTGCGCCGGGTGGCCGCGCTGACCGCGGCCGGCGTGCGGGTGGTGGTGCTGCTCGCGCTCTCCGACGAGGGCGCCCCGGCCCACGACCACGGGCAGGCCGCCGCGCTGGCCGCACTCGGCGTGCCGGCCTTCGCCTGCACCCCGGACGCGTTTCCCGAGGTGATGGCCGCCGCCCTGGAAGGCCGCGGGCTTGCCGAGGGACACTCGTTGTGA
- a CDS encoding RDD family protein has protein sequence MSNPYQPNLDPNYAYTPQPPAPVLAGWPLRFASGLIDFVITAVLAGIASLASQGLGYVVELIVLIVFGVLEGTRAQTPGKMVVGLRTVQLADGSLLGAGLGIGRRLLHILDAIACFVGYLWPLWDEKRQTFADKIVKSVVVKVQ, from the coding sequence ATGAGCAACCCGTACCAGCCGAACCTCGACCCGAACTACGCCTACACCCCGCAGCCGCCGGCCCCTGTGCTGGCCGGTTGGCCGCTGCGGTTCGCCTCCGGGCTGATCGACTTCGTCATCACCGCCGTGTTGGCGGGAATCGCCAGCCTGGCCAGTCAAGGCCTCGGCTACGTGGTCGAGTTGATCGTCCTGATCGTCTTCGGCGTGCTGGAGGGCACCCGCGCCCAGACGCCGGGCAAGATGGTGGTCGGGCTGCGCACCGTGCAGCTCGCCGACGGCAGCCTGCTCGGCGCCGGCCTGGGCATAGGCCGCCGCCTTCTGCACATCCTGGACGCCATCGCCTGCTTCGTCGGCTACCTGTGGCCGCTGTGGGACGAGAAGCGGCAGACCTTCGCTGACAAGATCGTCAAGAGCGTGGTCGTCAAGGTCCAGTAA
- the sucC gene encoding ADP-forming succinate--CoA ligase subunit beta, producing the protein MDLFEYQARDLFAKHGVPVLDGEVIEKAEDAAAIAERFGGRAVVKAQVKVGGRGKAGGVKLAADPADAVAKAGAILGMDIKGHTVHKVMLAQTADIKEEYYVSFLLDRANRTFLAMASKEGGVEIEVVAEENPEALAKIAVDANEGCTEAKAREIVEAAKFPAEIADQVVNVLQKLWTVFIKEDATLVEVNPLVKTGDGTIIALDGKVSLDENADFRQPEHEALVDHAAANPLEAAAKAKGLNYVKLDGEVGIIGNGAGLVMSTLDVVAYAGENHGGVKPANFLDIGGGASAEVMANGLEIILGDADVKSVFVNVFGGITACDAVANGIVQALELLESKGEAVTKPLVVRLDGNNAELGRKILTDRNHPLVQQVDTMDGAADRAAELANAK; encoded by the coding sequence GTGGACCTGTTCGAGTACCAGGCGAGGGACCTCTTCGCCAAGCACGGCGTGCCCGTGCTGGACGGCGAGGTCATCGAGAAGGCCGAGGACGCTGCCGCGATCGCCGAGCGCTTCGGCGGCCGCGCCGTCGTCAAGGCTCAGGTGAAGGTCGGTGGCCGTGGCAAGGCCGGTGGCGTCAAGCTCGCCGCCGACCCGGCCGACGCCGTCGCCAAGGCCGGGGCGATCCTCGGTATGGACATCAAGGGCCACACCGTCCACAAGGTGATGCTGGCCCAGACCGCGGACATCAAGGAGGAGTACTACGTCTCCTTCCTGCTGGACCGCGCCAACCGCACCTTCCTGGCGATGGCCAGCAAGGAGGGCGGCGTCGAGATCGAGGTCGTCGCGGAGGAGAACCCCGAGGCGCTCGCCAAGATCGCCGTCGACGCCAACGAGGGCTGCACCGAGGCCAAGGCCCGCGAGATCGTCGAGGCCGCCAAGTTCCCGGCCGAGATCGCGGACCAGGTCGTCAACGTCCTGCAGAAGCTGTGGACCGTCTTCATCAAGGAGGACGCCACCCTCGTCGAGGTCAACCCGCTGGTCAAGACCGGTGACGGCACGATCATCGCGCTCGACGGCAAGGTCTCGCTGGACGAGAACGCCGACTTCCGCCAGCCGGAGCACGAGGCGCTGGTCGACCACGCCGCGGCCAACCCGCTGGAGGCCGCCGCCAAGGCCAAGGGCCTCAACTACGTCAAGCTGGACGGCGAGGTCGGCATCATCGGCAACGGCGCCGGTCTCGTGATGAGCACCCTGGACGTCGTCGCCTACGCCGGTGAGAACCACGGTGGCGTCAAGCCGGCCAACTTCCTCGACATCGGTGGCGGCGCCTCCGCCGAGGTGATGGCCAACGGCCTGGAGATCATCCTGGGCGACGCCGACGTCAAGTCGGTCTTCGTCAACGTCTTCGGTGGCATCACCGCCTGTGACGCGGTCGCCAACGGCATCGTGCAGGCCCTGGAGCTCCTGGAGAGCAAGGGCGAGGCCGTCACCAAGCCGCTGGTCGTCCGCCTGGACGGCAACAACGCGGAGCTGGGTCGCAAGATCCTGACCGACCGCAACCACCCGCTGGTGCAGCAGGTGGACACCATGGACGGCGCCGCCGACCGCGCCGCCGAGCTGGCCAACGCGAAGTAA
- a CDS encoding cell division protein PerM → MTQLLTERQLRARPGGGPAAAGATAALLGLAATGVPVLCCWLLSAPPQDGVLDAARLAGAVWLLAHGGPLLREPGGAPLSITPLALTAACVLLIARAGARAAAQAPPGRTAAACGALCAGYLAVALPVALGCRGAGALRAQPLPDLLAAAALAWSAACLGARGGAAWWRAFRSRLVGRLGRWPLAPRSAAVQEEPEEADEAEEVARRLPAWLRRCCRPLPAGVVLPTVGAGLLVLLAGGVLLLAVAAALRPVAIEVVVREVAAGSLAGQLGLLLCCLLVLPNAALWAVGYALGPGFWLGGDSLVAAGRAHLGAVPDFPLLVLAPEAGSAWQHLAQAVPVLAALTVAALLGRAAAAAGTAPADTVGGTDADGPWSNATTARTAAAVALLLAAAVAVAGWLAGGALGAGRMARLGPAAACGPAAAVWCLLLAVPGALAVRWWSLRRARAGEADGEWAAAGR, encoded by the coding sequence ATGACGCAGCTTCTGACGGAACGTCAGCTACGTGCCCGGCCGGGCGGCGGGCCGGCGGCGGCCGGAGCCACGGCGGCGCTGCTCGGACTCGCCGCCACCGGCGTTCCGGTGCTGTGCTGCTGGCTGCTCTCGGCCCCGCCGCAGGACGGCGTCCTGGACGCGGCGCGGCTGGCCGGCGCCGTCTGGCTGCTCGCCCACGGCGGGCCGCTGCTCCGGGAGCCGGGCGGCGCACCGCTCTCGATCACCCCGCTGGCGCTCACCGCGGCCTGCGTGCTGCTGATCGCCCGGGCCGGCGCGCGGGCCGCCGCCCAGGCGCCGCCCGGCCGCACCGCGGCCGCCTGCGGTGCGCTCTGCGCCGGCTACCTGGCGGTCGCGCTGCCGGTCGCGCTCGGCTGCCGCGGCGCCGGGGCGCTGCGTGCCCAGCCGCTGCCCGACCTGCTGGCCGCCGCCGCGCTCGCCTGGTCGGCCGCCTGCCTGGGCGCCCGCGGCGGGGCCGCCTGGTGGCGGGCGTTCCGGTCGCGGCTGGTGGGCCGGCTGGGGCGCTGGCCGCTGGCGCCTCGGTCGGCGGCGGTCCAGGAGGAGCCGGAGGAGGCCGACGAGGCCGAGGAGGTGGCGCGGCGGCTGCCGGCCTGGCTGCGGCGGTGCTGCCGCCCGCTGCCGGCGGGGGTGGTGCTGCCGACGGTCGGCGCCGGGCTGCTGGTGCTGCTGGCCGGCGGTGTGCTGCTGCTGGCCGTTGCTGCCGCGCTGCGCCCGGTCGCCATCGAGGTGGTGGTGCGCGAGGTGGCCGCGGGCAGCCTCGCGGGGCAGCTGGGGCTGCTGCTCTGCTGCCTGCTGGTGCTGCCCAACGCGGCGCTCTGGGCGGTCGGCTACGCGCTCGGCCCGGGCTTCTGGCTGGGCGGCGACAGCCTGGTGGCCGCCGGCCGCGCACACCTCGGCGCGGTTCCCGACTTCCCGCTGCTGGTGCTGGCCCCGGAGGCCGGCTCCGCCTGGCAGCACCTGGCCCAGGCGGTGCCGGTGCTGGCCGCCCTGACGGTGGCGGCGCTGCTGGGGCGGGCGGCCGCGGCGGCCGGGACGGCGCCGGCGGACACCGTCGGCGGCACGGACGCGGACGGGCCGTGGTCGAACGCCACCACGGCCCGCACCGCGGCGGCGGTCGCGCTGCTGCTGGCCGCGGCGGTGGCGGTGGCCGGCTGGCTGGCCGGCGGCGCGCTGGGCGCCGGCCGGATGGCGCGCCTCGGCCCGGCCGCCGCCTGCGGCCCGGCGGCCGCCGTGTGGTGCCTGCTGCTCGCCGTCCCGGGGGCGCTGGCGGTGCGCTGGTGGTCGCTGCGCCGGGCCCGCGCGGGGGAGGCGGACGGTGAGTGGGCGGCGGCGGGGCGGTGA
- the sucD gene encoding succinate--CoA ligase subunit alpha, with protein MAIFLTEDSKVIVQGMTGSEGMKHTRRMLASGTKIVGGVNPRKAGTTVDVDGTEVPVFGTVAEAIEKTGADVTVIFVPPAFTKSAVVEAIDAEIPLAVVITEGVPVHDSASFWAYAGEKGNKTQIIGPNCPGLISPEKSNAGIIPADITKSGPIGLVSKSGTLTYQLMYELRDLGFSSAVGIGGDPVIGTTHIDALRAFEADPETKLIVMIGEIGGDAEERAAAFIKANVTKPVVGYVAGFTAPEGKTMGHAGAIVSGSSGTAAAKKEALEAAGVAVGKTPSETARLARELYGKLAG; from the coding sequence ATGGCTATCTTCCTTACCGAGGACAGCAAGGTCATCGTCCAGGGCATGACCGGCTCCGAGGGCATGAAGCACACCCGCCGCATGCTCGCCTCCGGCACCAAGATCGTGGGTGGCGTCAACCCGCGCAAGGCCGGCACCACCGTTGACGTGGACGGCACCGAGGTGCCGGTGTTCGGCACCGTCGCCGAGGCCATCGAGAAGACCGGTGCCGACGTCACCGTCATCTTCGTGCCGCCGGCGTTCACCAAGAGCGCCGTGGTCGAGGCGATCGACGCCGAGATCCCGCTCGCCGTGGTGATCACCGAGGGCGTCCCGGTGCACGACTCGGCCTCGTTCTGGGCCTACGCCGGCGAGAAGGGCAACAAGACCCAGATCATCGGCCCGAACTGCCCCGGCCTGATCTCCCCGGAGAAGTCGAACGCGGGCATCATCCCGGCCGACATCACCAAGTCGGGTCCGATCGGCCTGGTCTCCAAGTCCGGCACGCTGACCTACCAGCTGATGTACGAGCTGCGCGACCTGGGCTTCTCGTCCGCCGTCGGCATCGGTGGCGACCCGGTCATCGGCACCACCCACATCGACGCGCTGCGCGCGTTCGAGGCCGACCCCGAGACCAAGCTGATCGTGATGATCGGTGAGATCGGTGGCGACGCCGAGGAGCGGGCCGCGGCCTTCATCAAGGCGAACGTGACCAAGCCGGTCGTCGGCTACGTCGCGGGCTTCACCGCCCCCGAGGGCAAGACCATGGGCCACGCCGGCGCCATCGTCTCCGGCTCCTCGGGCACCGCGGCCGCCAAGAAGGAGGCCCTGGAGGCCGCGGGCGTGGCGGTCGGCAAGACCCCGTCCGAGACCGCGCGCCTGGCGCGTGAGCTCTACGGCAAGCTCGCCGGCTGA
- a CDS encoding malate dehydrogenase yields the protein MTRTPVNVTVTGAAGQIGYALLFRIASGHLLGADVPVNLRLLEIPQGLKAAEGVAMELDDCAFPLLRDITITDQAATAFDGANVALLVGARPRTAGMERGDLLAANGGIFGPQGKAINDNAADDIKVLVVGNPANTNALIAQRNAPDVPAERFTAMTRLDHNRAVAQLAKKAGVTVDEVKKVTIWGNHSATQYPDVFHAEIGGKNGFEAVGSDQAWLEDFFIPKVAKRGAEIIEVRGASSAASAANAAIDHVHTWVNGTAEGNWTSMGIVSDGSYGVPEGIISSFPVTTKDGKFEIVQGLEISDFSRAKIDASVAELVGERDEVAKLGLI from the coding sequence ATGACTCGCACCCCCGTCAACGTCACCGTCACCGGCGCGGCCGGCCAGATCGGCTACGCGCTGCTGTTCCGCATTGCCTCGGGCCACCTGCTCGGTGCTGACGTGCCGGTGAACCTGCGCCTGCTGGAGATCCCGCAGGGTCTCAAGGCCGCCGAGGGCGTCGCGATGGAGCTGGACGACTGCGCCTTCCCGCTGCTGCGCGACATCACCATCACCGACCAGGCCGCCACCGCCTTCGACGGCGCCAACGTCGCCCTGCTGGTCGGCGCCCGCCCGCGCACCGCCGGCATGGAGCGCGGCGACCTGCTCGCGGCCAACGGCGGCATCTTCGGCCCGCAGGGCAAGGCCATCAACGACAACGCCGCGGACGACATCAAGGTCCTGGTGGTCGGCAACCCGGCCAACACCAACGCCCTGATCGCCCAGCGCAACGCCCCCGACGTGCCGGCCGAGCGCTTCACCGCGATGACCCGCCTGGACCACAACCGCGCCGTCGCCCAGCTGGCCAAGAAGGCCGGCGTGACCGTCGACGAGGTCAAGAAGGTCACCATCTGGGGCAACCACTCCGCCACCCAGTACCCGGACGTGTTCCACGCCGAGATCGGCGGCAAGAACGGCTTCGAGGCCGTCGGCTCGGACCAGGCCTGGCTCGAGGACTTCTTCATCCCGAAGGTCGCCAAGCGCGGCGCCGAGATCATCGAGGTCCGCGGCGCCTCGTCGGCCGCCTCGGCCGCCAACGCCGCCATCGACCACGTCCACACCTGGGTCAACGGCACCGCCGAGGGCAACTGGACCTCGATGGGCATCGTCTCCGACGGCTCCTACGGCGTGCCGGAGGGCATCATCTCGTCCTTCCCGGTCACCACCAAGGACGGCAAGTTCGAGATCGTCCAGGGCCTGGAGATCTCCGACTTCTCCCGCGCGAAGATCGACGCCTCGGTCGCCGAGCTGGTCGGCGAGCGCGACGAGGTCGCCAAGCTCGGCCTGATCTGA
- the purH gene encoding bifunctional phosphoribosylaminoimidazolecarboxamide formyltransferase/IMP cyclohydrolase: protein MSAAPNATPPVSENVRPIRRALISVYDKTGLEELAQGLHAAGVAIVSTGSTAGRIAAAGVPVTEVSELTGFPECLDGRVKTLHPRVHAGILADLRLESHRAQLAELGVEAFDLVVVNLYPFTATVASGATPDECVEQIDIGGPSMVRAAAKNHPSVAVVVDPARYSDVLKAVNEGGFDLLTRKRLAAAAFAHTAAYDVAVAQWFETSGYTQSTADTSGSAAEAFPAFLGATWERGNVLRYGENPHQQAALYLDGTGGLAGAEQLHGKEMSYNNYMDTDAARRAAYDHAEPAVAIIKHANPCGIATGQDVVEAHRKAHECDPVSAYGGVIAVNRPVTAALAEQIAPIFTEVLVAPDYEDGALEVLTKKKNLRILRAPQAPCERLEARRISGGLLLQQVDRVDAPGDDPSTWTLATGEALSEAELAELAFAWRACRSVKSNAILLAKDGASVGVGMGQVNRVDSCKLAVERAGERAAGSYAASDAFFPFPDGPEVLIAAGVKAIVQPGGSIRDELVVEAAKAAGVTMYFTGTRHFFH from the coding sequence ATGAGCGCCGCTCCTAACGCCACCCCTCCCGTCTCCGAGAACGTCCGCCCGATCCGTCGCGCCCTGATCAGCGTGTACGACAAGACCGGGCTGGAGGAGCTGGCCCAGGGCCTGCACGCCGCCGGGGTGGCGATCGTCTCCACCGGCTCCACGGCCGGCCGGATCGCCGCCGCCGGGGTGCCGGTGACCGAGGTCTCCGAGCTGACCGGGTTCCCGGAGTGCCTGGACGGCCGGGTCAAGACCCTGCACCCGCGGGTGCACGCCGGGATCCTCGCCGACCTGCGTCTGGAGTCGCACCGCGCGCAGCTGGCCGAGCTCGGCGTCGAGGCGTTCGACCTCGTGGTGGTGAACCTCTACCCGTTCACCGCCACTGTGGCCTCCGGCGCCACCCCGGACGAGTGCGTGGAGCAGATCGACATCGGCGGCCCGTCGATGGTCCGCGCCGCCGCCAAGAACCACCCGTCGGTGGCCGTGGTGGTCGACCCGGCCCGCTACTCGGACGTGCTGAAGGCGGTCAACGAGGGCGGCTTCGACCTGCTGACCCGCAAGCGCCTGGCGGCTGCCGCCTTCGCCCACACCGCCGCCTACGACGTCGCGGTGGCCCAGTGGTTCGAGACCTCCGGCTACACCCAGTCGACAGCGGACACGAGCGGCTCCGCCGCGGAGGCGTTCCCGGCCTTCCTCGGCGCCACCTGGGAGCGCGGCAACGTGCTGCGCTACGGCGAGAACCCGCACCAGCAGGCCGCGCTCTACCTGGACGGCACCGGTGGCCTGGCCGGCGCCGAGCAGCTGCACGGCAAGGAGATGTCCTACAACAACTACATGGACACCGACGCCGCCCGCCGGGCCGCGTACGACCACGCCGAGCCGGCCGTCGCCATCATCAAGCACGCCAACCCGTGCGGCATCGCCACCGGCCAGGACGTCGTCGAGGCGCACCGCAAGGCGCACGAGTGCGACCCGGTGTCGGCCTACGGCGGTGTGATCGCGGTCAACCGCCCGGTCACCGCCGCGCTGGCCGAGCAGATCGCCCCGATCTTCACCGAGGTGCTGGTCGCCCCCGACTACGAGGACGGCGCCCTCGAGGTGCTGACCAAGAAGAAGAACCTGCGCATCCTGCGCGCCCCGCAGGCGCCCTGCGAGCGGCTGGAGGCCCGCCGGATCAGCGGCGGCCTGCTGCTGCAGCAGGTCGACCGGGTGGACGCCCCCGGTGACGACCCGTCGACCTGGACGCTGGCCACCGGCGAGGCGCTGAGCGAGGCCGAGCTGGCCGAGCTGGCGTTCGCCTGGCGGGCCTGCCGGTCCGTCAAGTCCAACGCGATCCTGCTGGCCAAGGACGGCGCCTCGGTCGGCGTCGGCATGGGCCAGGTCAACCGGGTGGACTCCTGCAAGCTCGCGGTGGAGCGGGCCGGGGAGCGGGCCGCCGGGTCGTACGCGGCGTCGGACGCCTTCTTCCCGTTCCCGGACGGCCCGGAGGTCCTGATCGCCGCCGGCGTCAAGGCCATTGTGCAGCCGGGCGGTTCGATCCGTGACGAGCTGGTGGTCGAGGCGGCCAAGGCGGCCGGCGTGACCATGTACTTCACCGGGACGCGGCACTTCTTCCACTGA